A region from the Etheostoma spectabile isolate EspeVRDwgs_2016 chromosome 9, UIUC_Espe_1.0, whole genome shotgun sequence genome encodes:
- the dot1l gene encoding histone-lysine N-methyltransferase, H3 lysine-79 specific isoform X3 — MGEKLELKLKSPVGAEPAGYPWPLPVYDKHHDAAHEIIETIRWVCEEIPDLKLAMENYVLIDYDTKSFESMQRLCDKYNRAIDSIHQLWKGTTQPMKLNKRPSNGLLRHILQQVYNHSVTDPEKLNNYEPFSPEVYGETSFDLVAQIIDEMEMMEDDTFVDLGSGVGQVVLQVAAATNCKHYYGVEKADIPATYAETMDKEFKKWMKWYGKKHGEYTLERGDFLSEEWKERIANTSIIFVNNFAFGPEVDHQLKERFANMKEGGKIVSSKPFAPLNFRINSRNLSDIGTIMRVVELSPLRGSVSWTGKPVSYYLHTIDRTILENYFASLKNPKLREEQETARRRQQKDSKSNSTTPTKPKELNKQDSCGEDERPSLVTVVKPSAKPRRARLLPKARKLNNKKRGRPKKAAPAAEKKNKKNQSALDLLHAKTLSAAPPQDAYRQPQSPFYQLPPKVQHYPSSQLLLSSTPPGLQQLLDNIKVQYLQFMTHMKTPQYRSNLQQLLEQEKQKHRDLSGQAEQLYSVCQSHKDKIKGLFQTKLDELGVKALTVEDLLQAQTEISAHNHQLKEQTKQLERDMSLLRDHSLLLLKSRCEELKLDWSSLCLESLLKEKQALRRQISEKQRHCLELQISIVELEKSQRQQELLHLKSYSPCDGSPYRKSLESRSSTDMDSSKLGLSSAPALNGVSPELSINGTSSPCFDRANTKGELLSRYLPISPDHEILPAIPDVRQRQQSSSYALPDYTRFSPAKIALRRHLNQDPTASAHLRGPGLTAHRESGGVNSPLGAKMNCPSPNAADAQNKGFEKGGKERSPSVQGDNSITSLPISIPLSTVHPSKLPVSIPLASVVLPSRAERLRSTPSPVFQAGQTNGYSSSSGLMNGGPHPDDYNGASSSPPPHPNTTLAGPLGRAIQSPPLSTGGVLQYADGPPRILPEDGQDRQGGESDTEPQDSELRRRIFFSSSSSSSSSSSSSGSGGSAAAGSRLHHHTGNKQGYHSNHGNHHHQSPGTQHTHTPTHMLSSHASHGLVSQEGRKRGRRKRSSTVAVAASGSPKRRSFPGLCSNNHSSGSPLNINTMVNNINQPLEISAISSPEQSSRSPTGPDLDQPPILKRERPLELNGTGRYSSAPSSDDEDSGYPADSSSSRIERKIATISLESRDGPGRLGDGERVRKSGSSSGNSTGSEASSTSSLSSTGKWKSTFSPISDPKQPNSDLRQGGSPFGMGGSGRGTDSDSDHKQQHQQGRRGSDGESSSYVNPNPFLNQEAGPRGGGSGGAGAQGGSGSDQRQALQKQKAPRDWELKTSSSMASQNLFISAAASSGGGILSGKVGGSPVAVSSTTGSSVGQYLGSQFPLGGTSVLQSLFGAQTGGSTVSGTQRLVNGHSALGSFSSAGLAGGVAGGNC; from the exons ATGGGAGAAAAGCTTGAGCTAAAGCTCAAATCACCGGTTGGAGCAGAACCTGCTGGTTATCCGTGGCCATTGCCAGTATAC GATAAACACCATGATGCTGCTCATGAAATCATCGAGACCATTCG GTGGGTGTGTGAGGAGATCCCGGACCTCAAACTGGCCATGGAAAACTACGTACTCATTGACTATGACACCAAGAG CTTCGAGAGTATGCAGAGACTTTGTGACAAGTACAACAGAGCCATCGACAGCATTCACCAGCTG TGGAAAGGGACTACACAGCCCATGAAGCTCAACAAGCGTCCTTCAAATGGGCTGCTGAGACACATTCTACAGCAGGTGTACAACCACTCAGTTACCGACCCAGAGAAGCTGAACAACTATGAGCCCTTCTCCCCTGAGGTGTACGGAGAGACCTCTTTCGACCTGGTGGCTCAGATCATCGACGAGATGGAAATGATGGAAGATGACACCTTTGTTGACCTCGGCAGTG GAGTTGGTCAGGTAGTGCTGCAAGTTGCAGCTGCAACCAACTGTAAACACTACTACGGTGTAGAGAAAGCAGACATTCCAGCTACATATGCAGAG acCATGGATAAAGAGTTTAAaaagtggatgaaatggtacgGGAAGAAACATGGGGAGTACACA CTGGAGAGAGGTGACTTTCTGTCGGAAGAATGGAAGGAAAGAATCGCCAACACAAG TATTATTTTTGTGAATAACTTTGCCTTTGGTCCAGAGGTAGATCACCAGCTGAAGGAGCGCTTTGCTAACATGAAGGAAG gtgGAAAAATTGTGTCCTCCAAACCTTTTGCACCTTTAAATTTTAGAATAAACAGTCGAAACTTGAGTG ATATTGGCACGATAATGCGTGTGGTGGAGCTTTCTCCACTGAGGGGCTCCGTGTCCTGGACAGGAAAGCCAGTTTCTTACTACCTGCACACCATAGACCGCACCATA CTTGAAAACTATTTTGCTAGTCTCAAAAATCCTAAACTCAGG GAGGAGCAAGAGACAGCTAGGCGACGTCAGCAGAAGGACAGTAAAAGCAATAGCACCACACCCACAAAACCTAAAGAACTAAACAAG CAGGACTCCTGTGGTGAGGATGAGCGTCCTAGCTTGGTGACAGTGGTCAAGCCCTCTGCTAAACCCAGAAGAGCCCGACTCTTGCCTAAAGCTCGCAAGTTGAACAACAAGAAACGTGGTCGACCCAAGAAAGCTGCCCCGGCTGccgagaagaaaaacaagaagaatcagAGCGCATTGGATCTGCTTCATGCCAAGACCCTTTCGGCGGCACCCCCTCAGG ATGCATACCGGCAACCTCAGAGTCCCTTCTACCAGCTTCCCCCCAAGGTCCAGCACTATCCCTCTAGTCAGCTGCTTCTGAGCTCGACTCCTCCTGGTCTGCAACAACTGCTAG ATAACATCAAAGTTCAATACCTCCAGTTCATGACCCACATGAAGACTCCTCAGTACCGCTCCAACCTGCAGCAGCTTTTAGAACAGGAGAAG CAAAAACACAGGGACCTGTCAGGGCAAGCGGAGCAGCTCTACTCTGTTTGTCAGTCTCACAAGGACAAGATCAAAGGTCTCTTTCAGACCAAATTAGATGAG CTGGGAGTGAAAGCGTTGACTGTGGAGGACCTGCTGCAAGCCCAGACGGAGATATCGGCCCACAATCATCAGCTGAAAGAACAGACTAAGCAGCTTGAGAGAGACATGTCCTTGCTGAGAGACCACAGCTTGCTACTG cTGAAGTCTCGATGTGAGGAGCTAAAGCTAGATTGGAGCTCTTTGTGTCTGGAAAGTTTGTTGAAGGAGAAGCAGGCACTACGCAGACAAATCTCTGAGAAACAGAGACACTGCTTGGAGCTGCAG ATCAGCATTGTGGAGctggaaaaaagtcaaagacagCAGGAGCTGCTTCACCTTAAATCCTACAGTCCCTGTGATGGCTCCCCATACCGAAAGAGTCTAGAATCTCGCTCTTCCACAGACATGGACTCCTCTAAGCTTGGCCTGTCCTCAGCCCCAGCCCTCAACGGTGTCAGCCCAGAGCTGTCTATCAATGGCACAAGCTCACCCTGTTTTGACCGGGCCAACACCAAGGGGGAGCTTCTTTCTCGCTACCTGCCCATCTCTCCAGACCATGAGATTTTACCCGCCATCCCTGATGTCCGGCAAAGGCAGCAGAGTTCCTCCTACGCTCTTCCTGATTACACACGCTTTTCCCCCGCAAAGATTGCCTTGCGGAGACACCTTAACCAGGACCCCACGGCCTCTGCTCACTTGAGAGGTCCAGGGCTGACCGCACACAG ggAATCCGGTGGTGTGAACTCTCCGCTTGGAGCCAAAATGAACTGCCCTTCTCCCAATGCAGCTGATGCCCAGAATAAAGGTTTTGAGAAG GGTGGTAAGGAGAGGAGCCCATCTGTTCAGGGTGACAACAGCATTACGAGCCTCCCAATAAGTATCCCGCTAAGCACTGTCCACCCAAGTAAACTACCAGTCAGCATCCCTCTGGCAAGCGTGGTGCTGCCCAGTCGTGCTGAGAGACTG AGAAGTACTCCGAGCCCTGTGTTTCAGGCTGGTCAGACCAATG GATATTCATCCAGCTCAGGGCTGATGAATGGAGGTCCCCATCCTGATGACTATAATGGGGCTTCTTCATCACCTCCTCCACACCCCAACACTACTTTGGCAGGACCATTGGGCAGAGCTATCCAGAGCCCCCCACTTAGCACTGGAGGGGTGCTCCAGTATGCAGATGGACCCCCAAGGATTCTTCCAGAAGATGGACAGGATCGTCAAGGAGGTGAATCGGACACGGAGCCCCAGGACAGTGAACTGCGGAGGAGaatcttcttctcctcttcctcctcatcctcctcgtcctcctcttcGTCAGGCAGTGGAGGCAGCGCGGCCGCAGGATCACGCCTACACCATCACACTGGCAACAAGCAGGGATACCACAGTAACCATggaaaccaccaccaccagtccCCTGGCAcacagcacactcacacacccacacatatgTTGTCATCACATGCCTCTCACGGCCTCGTCTCTCAAGAGGGACGTAAGCGGGGGAGAAGGAAACGCAGCTCTACAGTGGCTGTCGCAGCTAGCGGATCCCCAAAGAGAAGGTCATTCCCCGGGCTCTGCTCCAACAACCACTCCTCAGGATCACCACTCAACATCAACACCATG GTGAACAACATCAATCAGCCTCTGGAGATCTCTGCCATCTCCTCCCCAGAACAATCAAGCCGTAGCCCCACTGGGCCTGACCTGGACCAGCCTCCCATCTTAAAGAGAGAGCGTCCCCTGGAGCTCAATGGCACAGGCCGGTACTCCTCTGCCCCCAGCTCCGATGACGAGGACTCAGGATACCCTGCGGACAGCTCCAGTTCACG AATTGAAAGAAAAATTGCCACTATATCCCTGGAGAGCAGAGATGGACCTGGTAGACTAGGGGATGGAGAAAGAG TCAGGAAGTCTGGCAGCAGCAGTGGTAACAGCACAGGCAGTGAGGCCTCCTCTACATCCTCCTTGTCCTCTACCGGCAAGTGGAAATCCACCTTTTCACCCATTTCTGACCCCAAGCAACCCAACTCTGACCTGAGGCAGGGGGGCTCTCCATTTGGCATGGGGGGGTCGGGCCGGGGTACAGACTCAGATTCCGACCACAAACAGCAGCATCAGcaggggaggagaggaagtgATGGAGAGTCGTCCAGCTACGTGAACCCCAATCCTTTCCTCAATCAGGAGGCAGGGCCCCGGGGTGGAGGCAGCGGGGGTGCTGGTGCCCAGGGAGGCAGTGGTTCCGACCAACGTCAGGCTCTCCAGAAACAGAAGGCCCCTCGCGACTGGGAACTGAAGACAAGCAGCAGCATGGCTAGTCAGAACCTCTTCATATCTGCTGCTGCCAGCAGTGGTGGGGGCATTTTGAGTGGGAAGGTGGGGGGCAGTCCTGTTGCAGTTTCCTCAACTACAGGATCCTCTGTGGGCCAGTACCTGGGGTCTCAGTTCCCACTTGGAGGGACGTCTGTTTTACAGTCCTTGTTTGGGGCCCAGACAGGCGGATCCACGGTGAGTGGGACTCAAAGGCTCGTCAACGGACACTCTGCCCTCGGAAGCTTCTCCAGTGCTGGGCTGGCAGGGGGAGTGGCTGGAG GTAATTGTTGA
- the dot1l gene encoding histone-lysine N-methyltransferase, H3 lysine-79 specific isoform X2, translating to MGEKLELKLKSPVGAEPAGYPWPLPVYDKHHDAAHEIIETIRWVCEEIPDLKLAMENYVLIDYDTKSFESMQRLCDKYNRAIDSIHQLWKGTTQPMKLNKRPSNGLLRHILQQVYNHSVTDPEKLNNYEPFSPEVYGETSFDLVAQIIDEMEMMEDDTFVDLGSGVGQVVLQVAAATNCKHYYGVEKADIPATYAETMDKEFKKWMKWYGKKHGEYTLERGDFLSEEWKERIANTSIIFVNNFAFGPEVDHQLKERFANMKEGGKIVSSKPFAPLNFRINSRNLSDIGTIMRVVELSPLRGSVSWTGKPVSYYLHTIDRTILENYFASLKNPKLREEQETARRRQQKDSKSNSTTPTKPKELNKQDSCGEDERPSLVTVVKPSAKPRRARLLPKARKLNNKKRGRPKKAAPAAEKKNKKNQSALDLLHAKTLSAAPPQDAYRQPQSPFYQLPPKVQHYPSSQLLLSSTPPGLQQLLDNIKVQYLQFMTHMKTPQYRSNLQQLLEQEKQKHRDLSGQAEQLYSVCQSHKDKIKGLFQTKLDELGVKALTVEDLLQAQTEISAHNHQLKEQTKQLERDMSLLRDHSLLLISIVELEKSQRQQELLHLKSYSPCDGSPYRKSLESRSSTDMDSSKLGLSSAPALNGVSPELSINGTSSPCFDRANTKGELLSRYLPISPDHEILPAIPDVRQRQQSSSYALPDYTRFSPAKIALRRHLNQDPTASAHLRGPGLTAHRESGGVNSPLGAKMNCPSPNAADAQNKGFEKGGKERSPSVQGDNSITSLPISIPLSTVHPSKLPVSIPLASVVLPSRAERLRSTPSPVFQAGQTNGYSSSSGLMNGGPHPDDYNGASSSPPPHPNTTLAGPLGRAIQSPPLSTGGVLQYADGPPRILPEDGQDRQGGESDTEPQDSELRRRIFFSSSSSSSSSSSSSGSGGSAAAGSRLHHHTGNKQGYHSNHGNHHHQSPGTQHTHTPTHMLSSHASHGLVSQEGRKRGRRKRSSTVAVAASGSPKRRSFPGLCSNNHSSGSPLNINTMVNNINQPLEISAISSPEQSSRSPTGPDLDQPPILKRERPLELNGTGRYSSAPSSDDEDSGYPADSSSSRIERKIATISLESRDGPGRLGDGERVRKSGSSSGNSTGSEASSTSSLSSTGKWKSTFSPISDPKQPNSDLRQGGSPFGMGGSGRGTDSDSDHKQQHQQGRRGSDGESSSYVNPNPFLNQEAGPRGGGSGGAGAQGGSGSDQRQALQKQKAPRDWELKTSSSMASQNLFISAAASSGGGILSGKVGGSPVAVSSTTGSSVGQYLGSQFPLGGTSVLQSLFGAQTGGSTVSGTQRLVNGHSALGSFSSAGLAGGVAGGIFHHVVPTMSSHQFGVTLPTSGGLSSLLSLSSSSSTSSQTQQHTTPQPASMRLASVSSPLPLSQAQHSRTQSVLHSHSPPTLTLPPPPPLHSTSPSAPTHSDALPSSRSDSLHSSRLSHSSLHHQRAQSSLSLSISASSASVSAAATATASLSSSSLSTSSSSHPFAVHYSPRLPPPPQASSSGGGGSMWRIQGMHGNYTTSQLPGSRPR from the exons ATGGGAGAAAAGCTTGAGCTAAAGCTCAAATCACCGGTTGGAGCAGAACCTGCTGGTTATCCGTGGCCATTGCCAGTATAC GATAAACACCATGATGCTGCTCATGAAATCATCGAGACCATTCG GTGGGTGTGTGAGGAGATCCCGGACCTCAAACTGGCCATGGAAAACTACGTACTCATTGACTATGACACCAAGAG CTTCGAGAGTATGCAGAGACTTTGTGACAAGTACAACAGAGCCATCGACAGCATTCACCAGCTG TGGAAAGGGACTACACAGCCCATGAAGCTCAACAAGCGTCCTTCAAATGGGCTGCTGAGACACATTCTACAGCAGGTGTACAACCACTCAGTTACCGACCCAGAGAAGCTGAACAACTATGAGCCCTTCTCCCCTGAGGTGTACGGAGAGACCTCTTTCGACCTGGTGGCTCAGATCATCGACGAGATGGAAATGATGGAAGATGACACCTTTGTTGACCTCGGCAGTG GAGTTGGTCAGGTAGTGCTGCAAGTTGCAGCTGCAACCAACTGTAAACACTACTACGGTGTAGAGAAAGCAGACATTCCAGCTACATATGCAGAG acCATGGATAAAGAGTTTAAaaagtggatgaaatggtacgGGAAGAAACATGGGGAGTACACA CTGGAGAGAGGTGACTTTCTGTCGGAAGAATGGAAGGAAAGAATCGCCAACACAAG TATTATTTTTGTGAATAACTTTGCCTTTGGTCCAGAGGTAGATCACCAGCTGAAGGAGCGCTTTGCTAACATGAAGGAAG gtgGAAAAATTGTGTCCTCCAAACCTTTTGCACCTTTAAATTTTAGAATAAACAGTCGAAACTTGAGTG ATATTGGCACGATAATGCGTGTGGTGGAGCTTTCTCCACTGAGGGGCTCCGTGTCCTGGACAGGAAAGCCAGTTTCTTACTACCTGCACACCATAGACCGCACCATA CTTGAAAACTATTTTGCTAGTCTCAAAAATCCTAAACTCAGG GAGGAGCAAGAGACAGCTAGGCGACGTCAGCAGAAGGACAGTAAAAGCAATAGCACCACACCCACAAAACCTAAAGAACTAAACAAG CAGGACTCCTGTGGTGAGGATGAGCGTCCTAGCTTGGTGACAGTGGTCAAGCCCTCTGCTAAACCCAGAAGAGCCCGACTCTTGCCTAAAGCTCGCAAGTTGAACAACAAGAAACGTGGTCGACCCAAGAAAGCTGCCCCGGCTGccgagaagaaaaacaagaagaatcagAGCGCATTGGATCTGCTTCATGCCAAGACCCTTTCGGCGGCACCCCCTCAGG ATGCATACCGGCAACCTCAGAGTCCCTTCTACCAGCTTCCCCCCAAGGTCCAGCACTATCCCTCTAGTCAGCTGCTTCTGAGCTCGACTCCTCCTGGTCTGCAACAACTGCTAG ATAACATCAAAGTTCAATACCTCCAGTTCATGACCCACATGAAGACTCCTCAGTACCGCTCCAACCTGCAGCAGCTTTTAGAACAGGAGAAG CAAAAACACAGGGACCTGTCAGGGCAAGCGGAGCAGCTCTACTCTGTTTGTCAGTCTCACAAGGACAAGATCAAAGGTCTCTTTCAGACCAAATTAGATGAG CTGGGAGTGAAAGCGTTGACTGTGGAGGACCTGCTGCAAGCCCAGACGGAGATATCGGCCCACAATCATCAGCTGAAAGAACAGACTAAGCAGCTTGAGAGAGACATGTCCTTGCTGAGAGACCACAGCTTGCTACTG ATCAGCATTGTGGAGctggaaaaaagtcaaagacagCAGGAGCTGCTTCACCTTAAATCCTACAGTCCCTGTGATGGCTCCCCATACCGAAAGAGTCTAGAATCTCGCTCTTCCACAGACATGGACTCCTCTAAGCTTGGCCTGTCCTCAGCCCCAGCCCTCAACGGTGTCAGCCCAGAGCTGTCTATCAATGGCACAAGCTCACCCTGTTTTGACCGGGCCAACACCAAGGGGGAGCTTCTTTCTCGCTACCTGCCCATCTCTCCAGACCATGAGATTTTACCCGCCATCCCTGATGTCCGGCAAAGGCAGCAGAGTTCCTCCTACGCTCTTCCTGATTACACACGCTTTTCCCCCGCAAAGATTGCCTTGCGGAGACACCTTAACCAGGACCCCACGGCCTCTGCTCACTTGAGAGGTCCAGGGCTGACCGCACACAG ggAATCCGGTGGTGTGAACTCTCCGCTTGGAGCCAAAATGAACTGCCCTTCTCCCAATGCAGCTGATGCCCAGAATAAAGGTTTTGAGAAG GGTGGTAAGGAGAGGAGCCCATCTGTTCAGGGTGACAACAGCATTACGAGCCTCCCAATAAGTATCCCGCTAAGCACTGTCCACCCAAGTAAACTACCAGTCAGCATCCCTCTGGCAAGCGTGGTGCTGCCCAGTCGTGCTGAGAGACTG AGAAGTACTCCGAGCCCTGTGTTTCAGGCTGGTCAGACCAATG GATATTCATCCAGCTCAGGGCTGATGAATGGAGGTCCCCATCCTGATGACTATAATGGGGCTTCTTCATCACCTCCTCCACACCCCAACACTACTTTGGCAGGACCATTGGGCAGAGCTATCCAGAGCCCCCCACTTAGCACTGGAGGGGTGCTCCAGTATGCAGATGGACCCCCAAGGATTCTTCCAGAAGATGGACAGGATCGTCAAGGAGGTGAATCGGACACGGAGCCCCAGGACAGTGAACTGCGGAGGAGaatcttcttctcctcttcctcctcatcctcctcgtcctcctcttcGTCAGGCAGTGGAGGCAGCGCGGCCGCAGGATCACGCCTACACCATCACACTGGCAACAAGCAGGGATACCACAGTAACCATggaaaccaccaccaccagtccCCTGGCAcacagcacactcacacacccacacatatgTTGTCATCACATGCCTCTCACGGCCTCGTCTCTCAAGAGGGACGTAAGCGGGGGAGAAGGAAACGCAGCTCTACAGTGGCTGTCGCAGCTAGCGGATCCCCAAAGAGAAGGTCATTCCCCGGGCTCTGCTCCAACAACCACTCCTCAGGATCACCACTCAACATCAACACCATG GTGAACAACATCAATCAGCCTCTGGAGATCTCTGCCATCTCCTCCCCAGAACAATCAAGCCGTAGCCCCACTGGGCCTGACCTGGACCAGCCTCCCATCTTAAAGAGAGAGCGTCCCCTGGAGCTCAATGGCACAGGCCGGTACTCCTCTGCCCCCAGCTCCGATGACGAGGACTCAGGATACCCTGCGGACAGCTCCAGTTCACG AATTGAAAGAAAAATTGCCACTATATCCCTGGAGAGCAGAGATGGACCTGGTAGACTAGGGGATGGAGAAAGAG TCAGGAAGTCTGGCAGCAGCAGTGGTAACAGCACAGGCAGTGAGGCCTCCTCTACATCCTCCTTGTCCTCTACCGGCAAGTGGAAATCCACCTTTTCACCCATTTCTGACCCCAAGCAACCCAACTCTGACCTGAGGCAGGGGGGCTCTCCATTTGGCATGGGGGGGTCGGGCCGGGGTACAGACTCAGATTCCGACCACAAACAGCAGCATCAGcaggggaggagaggaagtgATGGAGAGTCGTCCAGCTACGTGAACCCCAATCCTTTCCTCAATCAGGAGGCAGGGCCCCGGGGTGGAGGCAGCGGGGGTGCTGGTGCCCAGGGAGGCAGTGGTTCCGACCAACGTCAGGCTCTCCAGAAACAGAAGGCCCCTCGCGACTGGGAACTGAAGACAAGCAGCAGCATGGCTAGTCAGAACCTCTTCATATCTGCTGCTGCCAGCAGTGGTGGGGGCATTTTGAGTGGGAAGGTGGGGGGCAGTCCTGTTGCAGTTTCCTCAACTACAGGATCCTCTGTGGGCCAGTACCTGGGGTCTCAGTTCCCACTTGGAGGGACGTCTGTTTTACAGTCCTTGTTTGGGGCCCAGACAGGCGGATCCACGGTGAGTGGGACTCAAAGGCTCGTCAACGGACACTCTGCCCTCGGAAGCTTCTCCAGTGCTGGGCTGGCAGGGGGAGTGGCTGGAG GTATATTTCATCACGTGGTTCCCACAATGTCTTCCCATCAGTTTGGGGTGACGCTGCCCACCTCTGGAGGCCTCAGCTCTCTGCTCAGTCTCTCGtcctcttcctctacctccTCCCAAACCCAGCAGCACACCACTCCCCAACCAGCCTCCATGCGCCTGGCCTCCGTGTCCtcacctctccccctctcccagGCTCAGCACAGCCGCACTCAGTCAGTCCTGCACAGCCACTCTCCTCCCACCCTCACCTTgccccctcctccacccctGCACAGCACTTCCCCCTCAGCACCCACACACTCTGACGCCCTGCCATCATCTCGATCCGACTCCCTCCACTCCTCACGTCTGTCTCACTCTTCTCTCCATCACCAGAGAGCACagtcatccctctctctctccatctctgcctccTCTGCTTCTGTCTCTGCTGCTGCCACCGCTACTgcttccctctcctcttcctctctgtcgaCTTCCTCCTCGTCTCATCCATTCGCAGTGCACTACTCCCCTCGGCTGCCCCCCCCACCACAGGCCAGCAGCTCAGGTGGTGGCGGGAGCATGTGGAGGATTCAGGGCATGCATGGTAACTACACAACCTCCCAGCTCCCTGGCTCCCGACCTAGATAG